The sequence below is a genomic window from Salicibibacter cibarius.
AAAATACAACATTCAAGATTCCTGGTTACGAATGGCTAAAATGAGTGATGTTTTGTATCTGGACATCGATATCATCGTGACTAACGATTCAGCGATTTCCACCATCGAAGATTCGGATATGTTTCGTGAGGAATTTCAACAACAACTGGATCAATATGATGTTATCCCTTGGGTGACTATTGCTTTTACAAAAGAGAAAAAATGGGCGGAATGACGCAAGTGGGAAAATTTGATAATCGTGGATTCTTTACAAATTAATGTAAAGCCCGTACAATAAAATTGATGGCAATAAGGAGGTTGAGTTTTATGAGTAAGCATATTGCTGTTCTCGTAACAGACATGGTAGAGGAAATTGAATTAACCGATCCCGTGAAAGCTTATAAAGAAGCTGGTCACACGGTAGATATTATTAGCAACGAAGGAAATAAAACAATTAATGGCAAAAATGGCGATGAAATACAAGCTGATCGGGGAATTGAGGAAGTGAATGCAAATGATTATGATGCATTGCTCGTTCCCGGCGGTTTCTCTCCGGACTTGCTACGTATTGATCCGAAGAATAGTGAGTTTGCAAAAGCATTTTTGCAAGATAATAAACCGGTATTTGCAATTTGCCATGGCCCTCAGTTCCTCGTTGAAACTGACGAGCTAAAAGGAAGAGAGCTAACGAGCTTTGTTTCCGTAAGAAAAGACTTGGAAAATGCAGGTGCCACTGTAAAAGATGAAGAGGTTATCGTGGATGGAAACCTTGTAACAAGCAGAACACCAAATGATCTTCCTGCCTTCAACCGCGAATCTCTAAACCTTTTGGAGAAATAACTTGTCAATCGTAAGGGAAGCTGCTAATGACGCAG
It includes:
- a CDS encoding type 1 glutamine amidotransferase domain-containing protein, with protein sequence MSKHIAVLVTDMVEEIELTDPVKAYKEAGHTVDIISNEGNKTINGKNGDEIQADRGIEEVNANDYDALLVPGGFSPDLLRIDPKNSEFAKAFLQDNKPVFAICHGPQFLVETDELKGRELTSFVSVRKDLENAGATVKDEEVIVDGNLVTSRTPNDLPAFNRESLNLLEK